A window of the Scleropages formosus chromosome 5, fSclFor1.1, whole genome shotgun sequence genome harbors these coding sequences:
- the LOC108933831 gene encoding voltage-dependent calcium channel subunit alpha-2/delta-2-like isoform X3, translating to METRSGRRRRGVDADPTLRSMMYWARRIEQELDRVLQHASAQQLRGIYNEKRRQFSLLRNSPGDVVQKVSSDIEKLLGKKRKALERLTREAERLQKEHVWKDNIKYAVQDADGHGHAAPSSSLRLEFVYDPNFRNSVNFSYTAVQIPTDIYKGSPVILNELNWTQGLEKTFVENSREDPSLLWQAFGSATGVTRYYPATPWRAPDKIDLYDVRRRSWYIQGASSPKDMVILVDVSGSVSGLTLKLIKASVIEMLDTLSDDDYVNVARFSEKAEPVVPCFKHLVQANVRNKRTFKQAVQLMQAKGMTDYKSGFHFAFQQLLNLTNMPRANCNKVIMLFTDGGEDRAQDVFEQYNWPNKTVRVFTFSVGQHNYDVTPLQWIACANKGYYFEIRSICAIRTNTQEYLDVLGRPMVLAGNRAKQVQWTNVYQDALGLGLVVTGTMPVFNLTVEGSSQNQLILGVMGVDVHLDEIKKLTPRYNLGANGYIFAIDPNGYVLLHPNLQPKMVNLPEPVTLDFLDAELEDVNKQEIRRQMIDGRPGQSAISSLVKSIDERYIDEARRIYTWTPVNGTDYSLGLVLPTYNEYYLRADLNDEMLQLQYLESLLPSTFDTEGHVFIAPREYCTKLHVTDNNTQFLENFISLMVEITPESKDCDQDLIHNLILESDIVWQLAARVWKNKNLNTYGFLALFVSTDSGVTRVFPNTAADSWTEDPEPFNSNYYRRSMDKKGYVFHAPLRSAGDEALGSDNGTVGILVTTAVEITVGGKTVKPAVVGVKLDLEAWVDKFKILASNQSDARQGSHKCGPSSSCEMDCEVNSDDLMCYLLDDGGFLVMSNQKEHWKKVGQFFGDVDPSLMHALFNNSIYARKQSFDYHAVCEATASSRTGAARRGVFVPTIADLLNVAWWTSAATWSLIQHVLYGLTYHSWFAADPGAVEAEAADARESSCVTVYSQFYFTNTSNSYNTLQDCGNCSRLFHAKRIEKTNLLFVVAETPCKSCEMEKLAQVKTEFQEENPCELLSLARYRRGPSTCFDYNVQEVVQSQKGQAGRRRQCEGTDGGWRQQWRPDLSYRANFKLLLPAH from the exons ATCTACAATGAGAAGAGGCGCCAGTTCAGCCTTCTGAGGAACTCGCCCGGCGACGTGGTGCAGAAGGTCTCCTCGGACATTGAGAAGCTTCTAGGGAAGAAGCGCAAGGCCTTGGAG CGGCTCACCAGAGAGGCAGAGCGCCTGCAGAAGGAGCACGTCTGGAAGGACAACATTAAG TATGCCGTGCAGGACGCCgacggacacggacacgcgGCGCCATCGTCCTCTCTCAGGCTGGAGTTTGTGTACGACCCCAACTTCCGGAACAGCGTCAACTTCTCCTACACGGCCGTGCAGATCCCCACCGACATCTACAAGGGCT CTCCCGTGATCCTCAACGAGCTCAACTGGACGCAGGGGCTGGAGAAGACCTTCGTGGAGAACAGCCGCGAGGACCCGTCCCTGCTGTGGCAGGCGTTCGGCAGCGCCACGGGCGTCACCAGGTACTACCCAG CCACACCCTGGAGAGCGCCCGACAAGATCGACCTGTACGACGTGCGCAGGAGGTCCTG GTACATCCAAGGAGCCTCTTCTCCAAAGGACATGGTCATCCTGGTGGACGT GAGCGGTAGTGTCAGCGGCCTGACCCTGAAGCTCATCAAAGCCTCCGTGATAGAGATGCTGGACACGCTGTCGGACGACGACTACGTCAACGTGGCGCGA TTCAGCGAGAAGGCCGAGCCCGTGGTGCCGTGCTTCAAGCACCTGGTCCAGGCCAACGTGCGCAACAAGCGCACCTTCAAACAGGCCGTGCAGCTCATGCAGGCCAAGGGCATGACGGACTACAAGTCGGGCTTCCACTTCGCCTTCCAGCAGCTGCTCAAC CTGACCAACATGCCGAGGGCCAACTGCAACAAGGTGATCATGCTGTTCACGGACGGCGGCGAGGACCGCGCCCAGGACGTCTTTGAGCAGTACAACTGGCCCAATAAGACG GTCCGAGTGTTCACCTTCTCTGTGGGGCAGCACAACTACGACGTCACACCACTCCAGTGGATTGCGTGTGCCAACAAAG GGTACTACTTTGAGATCCGCTCCATCTGTGCCATCAGAACCAACACTCAG GAGTACCTGGACGTGCTGGGGCGACCCATGGTGCTGGCGGGGAACCGGGCCAAGCAGGTCCAGTGGACCAACGTGTACCAGGACGCCTTG GGGCTCGGCCTGGTGGTGACGGGGACGATGCCCGTCTTCAACCTCACCGTGGAGGGAAGCTCGCAG AACCAGCTCATTCTGGGAGTGATGGGGGTGGACGTCCATCTCGATGAGATCAAGAAGCTCACTCCACGCTACAAC CTCGGCGCCAATGGATACATCTTTGCCATCGACCCCAACGGTTACGTCCTTCTGCATCCGAACCTGCAGCCAAAG ATGGTGAACCTGCCCGAGCCGGTGACCCTGGACTTCCTGGATGCTGAGCTGGAGGACGTCAACAAACAGGAG ATCCGGCGGCAGATGATCGACGGTCGGCCCGGCCAGTCCGCCATCAGCTCGCTCGTCAAATCGATCGATGAG AGGTACATCGATGAAGCGAGAAGGATTTACACCTGGACGCCCGTCAATGGCACTGACTACAG CCTGGGCCTGGTTTTACCCACCTACAACGAGTACTACCTGCGCGCAGACTTGAACGACGAGATGCTTCAGCTGCAGT ACCTGGAGTCCCTGCTGCCGAGCACCTTCGACACGGAAGGACACGTCTTCATTGCTCCCAG GGAGTACTGCACGAAGCTGCACGTCACAGACAACAACACACAGTTCCTGGAGAACTTCATATCCCTGATGGTGGAGATCACACCTGAGTCCAAGGACT GCGACCAGGACCTCATACACAACCTGATCCTGGAATCGGACATAGTCTGGCAGCTGGCAGCGAGGGTGTGGAAGAACAAGAACCTAAACAC GTACGGGTTCCTGGCACTGTTCGTGTCCACGGACAGCGGAGTCACCCGAGTCTTTCCCAACAC GGCTGCCGACTCCTGGACCGAGGACCCGGAGCCCTTTAACAGCAACTACTACCGCCGCAGCATGGACAAGAAGGGCTACGTGTTCCACGCTCCGCTCCGAAGCG CTGGCGACGAGGCTCTCGGCTCAGACAACGGCACCGTGGGCATCCTGGTCACCACGGCGGTGGAGATCACTGTAGGGGGCAAGACGGTGAAACCCGCAG TGGTCGGAGTGAAACTGGACCTTGAGGCCTGGGTGGACAAATTCAAGATCCTGGCCAGCAACCAGTCTGACGCTCGGCAGGGTTCCCACAAG TGTGGGCCATCCAGCAGCTGCGAGATGGACTGCGAAGTCAACAGTGAC GACCTCATGTGTTACCTGTTGGATGATGGAGGCTTCCTCGTTATGTCCAACCAGAAGGAGCACTGGAAAAAG GTGGGTCAGTTCTTCGGTGACGTGGACCCGTCCTTGATGCACGCCCTCTTCAACAACTCTATCTACGCCCGCAAGCAATCCTTCGACTACCATGCGGTCTGCGAGGCCACGGCCAGCAGCCGCACGGGAGCCGCTCGCCGGGGGGTCTTTGTG CCAACCATCGCAGACCTGCTGAACGTCGCCTGGTGGACATCGGCAGCAACCTG GTCCCTGATTCAGCATGTGCTCTATGGGCTGACGTACCACAGCTGGTTCGCTGCAG ACCCAGGTGCGGTGGAGGCCGAAGCTGCGGATGCCCGAGAGAGCAGCTGCGTGACGGTGTACAGCCAGTTCTACTTTACCAACACAAGCAACTCGTACAACACCCTCCAGGACTGTGGGAACTGCTCCAG GTTGTTTCATGCCAAGAGGATAGAGAAGACCAACCTGCTGTTTGTGGTGGCCGAGACCCCCTGCAAGTCGTGCGAGATGGAGAAGCTGGCTCAGGTGAAGACCGAGT TCCAGGAAGAGAACCCGTGTGAGCTGCTGAGCTTGGCGCGCTACAGGAGAGGGCCGTCCACCTGCTTCGACTACAACGTCCAG GAAGTGGTGCAGTCCCAGAAAGGCCAGGCAGGCAGAAGACGTCAGTGTGAGGGTACGGACGgcggatggaggcagcagtggagaccAGATCTG TCCTACAGGGCCAATTTCAAACTTCTCCTCCCTGCCCATTGA
- the LOC108933831 gene encoding voltage-dependent calcium channel subunit alpha-2/delta-2-like isoform X1, which yields METRSGRRRRGVDADPTLRSMMYWARRIEQELDRVLQHASAQQLRGIYNEKRRQFSLLRNSPGDVVQKVSSDIEKLLGKKRKALERLTREAERLQKEHVWKDNIKEWDMEYYDSKAELDYYAVQDADGHGHAAPSSSLRLEFVYDPNFRNSVNFSYTAVQIPTDIYKGSPVILNELNWTQGLEKTFVENSREDPSLLWQAFGSATGVTRYYPATPWRAPDKIDLYDVRRRSWYIQGASSPKDMVILVDVSGSVSGLTLKLIKASVIEMLDTLSDDDYVNVARFSEKAEPVVPCFKHLVQANVRNKRTFKQAVQLMQAKGMTDYKSGFHFAFQQLLNLTNMPRANCNKVIMLFTDGGEDRAQDVFEQYNWPNKTVRVFTFSVGQHNYDVTPLQWIACANKGYYFEIRSICAIRTNTQEYLDVLGRPMVLAGNRAKQVQWTNVYQDALGLGLVVTGTMPVFNLTVEGSSQNQLILGVMGVDVHLDEIKKLTPRYNLGANGYIFAIDPNGYVLLHPNLQPKMVNLPEPVTLDFLDAELEDVNKQEIRRQMIDGRPGQSAISSLVKSIDERYIDEARRIYTWTPVNGTDYSLGLVLPTYNEYYLRADLNDEMLQLQYLESLLPSTFDTEGHVFIAPREYCTKLHVTDNNTQFLENFISLMVEITPESKDCDQDLIHNLILESDIVWQLAARVWKNKNLNTYGFLALFVSTDSGVTRVFPNTAADSWTEDPEPFNSNYYRRSMDKKGYVFHAPLRSAGDEALGSDNGTVGILVTTAVEITVGGKTVKPAVVGVKLDLEAWVDKFKILASNQSDARQGSHKCGPSSSCEMDCEVNSDDLMCYLLDDGGFLVMSNQKEHWKKVGQFFGDVDPSLMHALFNNSIYARKQSFDYHAVCEATASSRTGAARRGVFVPTIADLLNVAWWTSAATWSLIQHVLYGLTYHSWFAADPGAVEAEAADARESSCVTVYSQFYFTNTSNSYNTLQDCGNCSRLFHAKRIEKTNLLFVVAETPCKSCEMEKLAQVKTEFQEENPCELLSLARYRRGPSTCFDYNVQEVVQSQKGQAGRRRQCEGTDGGWRQQWRPDLSYRANFKLLLPAH from the exons ATCTACAATGAGAAGAGGCGCCAGTTCAGCCTTCTGAGGAACTCGCCCGGCGACGTGGTGCAGAAGGTCTCCTCGGACATTGAGAAGCTTCTAGGGAAGAAGCGCAAGGCCTTGGAG CGGCTCACCAGAGAGGCAGAGCGCCTGCAGAAGGAGCACGTCTGGAAGGACAACATTAAG GAGTGGGACATGGAGTACTACGACTCCAAGGCGGAGCTCGACTAT TATGCCGTGCAGGACGCCgacggacacggacacgcgGCGCCATCGTCCTCTCTCAGGCTGGAGTTTGTGTACGACCCCAACTTCCGGAACAGCGTCAACTTCTCCTACACGGCCGTGCAGATCCCCACCGACATCTACAAGGGCT CTCCCGTGATCCTCAACGAGCTCAACTGGACGCAGGGGCTGGAGAAGACCTTCGTGGAGAACAGCCGCGAGGACCCGTCCCTGCTGTGGCAGGCGTTCGGCAGCGCCACGGGCGTCACCAGGTACTACCCAG CCACACCCTGGAGAGCGCCCGACAAGATCGACCTGTACGACGTGCGCAGGAGGTCCTG GTACATCCAAGGAGCCTCTTCTCCAAAGGACATGGTCATCCTGGTGGACGT GAGCGGTAGTGTCAGCGGCCTGACCCTGAAGCTCATCAAAGCCTCCGTGATAGAGATGCTGGACACGCTGTCGGACGACGACTACGTCAACGTGGCGCGA TTCAGCGAGAAGGCCGAGCCCGTGGTGCCGTGCTTCAAGCACCTGGTCCAGGCCAACGTGCGCAACAAGCGCACCTTCAAACAGGCCGTGCAGCTCATGCAGGCCAAGGGCATGACGGACTACAAGTCGGGCTTCCACTTCGCCTTCCAGCAGCTGCTCAAC CTGACCAACATGCCGAGGGCCAACTGCAACAAGGTGATCATGCTGTTCACGGACGGCGGCGAGGACCGCGCCCAGGACGTCTTTGAGCAGTACAACTGGCCCAATAAGACG GTCCGAGTGTTCACCTTCTCTGTGGGGCAGCACAACTACGACGTCACACCACTCCAGTGGATTGCGTGTGCCAACAAAG GGTACTACTTTGAGATCCGCTCCATCTGTGCCATCAGAACCAACACTCAG GAGTACCTGGACGTGCTGGGGCGACCCATGGTGCTGGCGGGGAACCGGGCCAAGCAGGTCCAGTGGACCAACGTGTACCAGGACGCCTTG GGGCTCGGCCTGGTGGTGACGGGGACGATGCCCGTCTTCAACCTCACCGTGGAGGGAAGCTCGCAG AACCAGCTCATTCTGGGAGTGATGGGGGTGGACGTCCATCTCGATGAGATCAAGAAGCTCACTCCACGCTACAAC CTCGGCGCCAATGGATACATCTTTGCCATCGACCCCAACGGTTACGTCCTTCTGCATCCGAACCTGCAGCCAAAG ATGGTGAACCTGCCCGAGCCGGTGACCCTGGACTTCCTGGATGCTGAGCTGGAGGACGTCAACAAACAGGAG ATCCGGCGGCAGATGATCGACGGTCGGCCCGGCCAGTCCGCCATCAGCTCGCTCGTCAAATCGATCGATGAG AGGTACATCGATGAAGCGAGAAGGATTTACACCTGGACGCCCGTCAATGGCACTGACTACAG CCTGGGCCTGGTTTTACCCACCTACAACGAGTACTACCTGCGCGCAGACTTGAACGACGAGATGCTTCAGCTGCAGT ACCTGGAGTCCCTGCTGCCGAGCACCTTCGACACGGAAGGACACGTCTTCATTGCTCCCAG GGAGTACTGCACGAAGCTGCACGTCACAGACAACAACACACAGTTCCTGGAGAACTTCATATCCCTGATGGTGGAGATCACACCTGAGTCCAAGGACT GCGACCAGGACCTCATACACAACCTGATCCTGGAATCGGACATAGTCTGGCAGCTGGCAGCGAGGGTGTGGAAGAACAAGAACCTAAACAC GTACGGGTTCCTGGCACTGTTCGTGTCCACGGACAGCGGAGTCACCCGAGTCTTTCCCAACAC GGCTGCCGACTCCTGGACCGAGGACCCGGAGCCCTTTAACAGCAACTACTACCGCCGCAGCATGGACAAGAAGGGCTACGTGTTCCACGCTCCGCTCCGAAGCG CTGGCGACGAGGCTCTCGGCTCAGACAACGGCACCGTGGGCATCCTGGTCACCACGGCGGTGGAGATCACTGTAGGGGGCAAGACGGTGAAACCCGCAG TGGTCGGAGTGAAACTGGACCTTGAGGCCTGGGTGGACAAATTCAAGATCCTGGCCAGCAACCAGTCTGACGCTCGGCAGGGTTCCCACAAG TGTGGGCCATCCAGCAGCTGCGAGATGGACTGCGAAGTCAACAGTGAC GACCTCATGTGTTACCTGTTGGATGATGGAGGCTTCCTCGTTATGTCCAACCAGAAGGAGCACTGGAAAAAG GTGGGTCAGTTCTTCGGTGACGTGGACCCGTCCTTGATGCACGCCCTCTTCAACAACTCTATCTACGCCCGCAAGCAATCCTTCGACTACCATGCGGTCTGCGAGGCCACGGCCAGCAGCCGCACGGGAGCCGCTCGCCGGGGGGTCTTTGTG CCAACCATCGCAGACCTGCTGAACGTCGCCTGGTGGACATCGGCAGCAACCTG GTCCCTGATTCAGCATGTGCTCTATGGGCTGACGTACCACAGCTGGTTCGCTGCAG ACCCAGGTGCGGTGGAGGCCGAAGCTGCGGATGCCCGAGAGAGCAGCTGCGTGACGGTGTACAGCCAGTTCTACTTTACCAACACAAGCAACTCGTACAACACCCTCCAGGACTGTGGGAACTGCTCCAG GTTGTTTCATGCCAAGAGGATAGAGAAGACCAACCTGCTGTTTGTGGTGGCCGAGACCCCCTGCAAGTCGTGCGAGATGGAGAAGCTGGCTCAGGTGAAGACCGAGT TCCAGGAAGAGAACCCGTGTGAGCTGCTGAGCTTGGCGCGCTACAGGAGAGGGCCGTCCACCTGCTTCGACTACAACGTCCAG GAAGTGGTGCAGTCCCAGAAAGGCCAGGCAGGCAGAAGACGTCAGTGTGAGGGTACGGACGgcggatggaggcagcagtggagaccAGATCTG TCCTACAGGGCCAATTTCAAACTTCTCCTCCCTGCCCATTGA
- the LOC108933831 gene encoding voltage-dependent calcium channel subunit alpha-2/delta-2-like isoform X2 has protein sequence MAMMSGTFTAALLLLLPSASWPPARALSFPQQYTMMYWARRIEQELDRVLQHASAQQLRGIYNEKRRQFSLLRNSPGDVVQKVSSDIEKLLGKKRKALERLTREAERLQKEHVWKDNIKEWDMEYYDSKAELDYYAVQDADGHGHAAPSSSLRLEFVYDPNFRNSVNFSYTAVQIPTDIYKGSPVILNELNWTQGLEKTFVENSREDPSLLWQAFGSATGVTRYYPATPWRAPDKIDLYDVRRRSWYIQGASSPKDMVILVDVSGSVSGLTLKLIKASVIEMLDTLSDDDYVNVARFSEKAEPVVPCFKHLVQANVRNKRTFKQAVQLMQAKGMTDYKSGFHFAFQQLLNLTNMPRANCNKVIMLFTDGGEDRAQDVFEQYNWPNKTVRVFTFSVGQHNYDVTPLQWIACANKGYYFEIRSICAIRTNTQEYLDVLGRPMVLAGNRAKQVQWTNVYQDALGLGLVVTGTMPVFNLTVEGSSQNQLILGVMGVDVHLDEIKKLTPRYNLGANGYIFAIDPNGYVLLHPNLQPKMVNLPEPVTLDFLDAELEDVNKQEIRRQMIDGRPGQSAISSLVKSIDERYIDEARRIYTWTPVNGTDYSLGLVLPTYNEYYLRADLNDEMLQLQYLESLLPSTFDTEGHVFIAPREYCTKLHVTDNNTQFLENFISLMVEITPESKDCDQDLIHNLILESDIVWQLAARVWKNKNLNTYGFLALFVSTDSGVTRVFPNTAADSWTEDPEPFNSNYYRRSMDKKGYVFHAPLRSAGDEALGSDNGTVGILVTTAVEITVGGKTVKPAVVGVKLDLEAWVDKFKILASNQSDARQGSHKCGPSSSCEMDCEVNSDDLMCYLLDDGGFLVMSNQKEHWKKVGQFFGDVDPSLMHALFNNSIYARKQSFDYHAVCEATASSRTGAARRGVFVPTIADLLNVAWWTSAATWSLIQHVLYGLTYHSWFAADPGAVEAEAADARESSCVTVYSQFYFTNTSNSYNTLQDCGNCSRLFHAKRIEKTNLLFVVAETPCKSCEMEKLAQVKTEFQEENPCELLSLARYRRGPSTCFDYNVQEVVQSQKGQAGRRRQCEGTDGGWRQQWRPDLSYRANFKLLLPAH, from the exons ATCTACAATGAGAAGAGGCGCCAGTTCAGCCTTCTGAGGAACTCGCCCGGCGACGTGGTGCAGAAGGTCTCCTCGGACATTGAGAAGCTTCTAGGGAAGAAGCGCAAGGCCTTGGAG CGGCTCACCAGAGAGGCAGAGCGCCTGCAGAAGGAGCACGTCTGGAAGGACAACATTAAG GAGTGGGACATGGAGTACTACGACTCCAAGGCGGAGCTCGACTAT TATGCCGTGCAGGACGCCgacggacacggacacgcgGCGCCATCGTCCTCTCTCAGGCTGGAGTTTGTGTACGACCCCAACTTCCGGAACAGCGTCAACTTCTCCTACACGGCCGTGCAGATCCCCACCGACATCTACAAGGGCT CTCCCGTGATCCTCAACGAGCTCAACTGGACGCAGGGGCTGGAGAAGACCTTCGTGGAGAACAGCCGCGAGGACCCGTCCCTGCTGTGGCAGGCGTTCGGCAGCGCCACGGGCGTCACCAGGTACTACCCAG CCACACCCTGGAGAGCGCCCGACAAGATCGACCTGTACGACGTGCGCAGGAGGTCCTG GTACATCCAAGGAGCCTCTTCTCCAAAGGACATGGTCATCCTGGTGGACGT GAGCGGTAGTGTCAGCGGCCTGACCCTGAAGCTCATCAAAGCCTCCGTGATAGAGATGCTGGACACGCTGTCGGACGACGACTACGTCAACGTGGCGCGA TTCAGCGAGAAGGCCGAGCCCGTGGTGCCGTGCTTCAAGCACCTGGTCCAGGCCAACGTGCGCAACAAGCGCACCTTCAAACAGGCCGTGCAGCTCATGCAGGCCAAGGGCATGACGGACTACAAGTCGGGCTTCCACTTCGCCTTCCAGCAGCTGCTCAAC CTGACCAACATGCCGAGGGCCAACTGCAACAAGGTGATCATGCTGTTCACGGACGGCGGCGAGGACCGCGCCCAGGACGTCTTTGAGCAGTACAACTGGCCCAATAAGACG GTCCGAGTGTTCACCTTCTCTGTGGGGCAGCACAACTACGACGTCACACCACTCCAGTGGATTGCGTGTGCCAACAAAG GGTACTACTTTGAGATCCGCTCCATCTGTGCCATCAGAACCAACACTCAG GAGTACCTGGACGTGCTGGGGCGACCCATGGTGCTGGCGGGGAACCGGGCCAAGCAGGTCCAGTGGACCAACGTGTACCAGGACGCCTTG GGGCTCGGCCTGGTGGTGACGGGGACGATGCCCGTCTTCAACCTCACCGTGGAGGGAAGCTCGCAG AACCAGCTCATTCTGGGAGTGATGGGGGTGGACGTCCATCTCGATGAGATCAAGAAGCTCACTCCACGCTACAAC CTCGGCGCCAATGGATACATCTTTGCCATCGACCCCAACGGTTACGTCCTTCTGCATCCGAACCTGCAGCCAAAG ATGGTGAACCTGCCCGAGCCGGTGACCCTGGACTTCCTGGATGCTGAGCTGGAGGACGTCAACAAACAGGAG ATCCGGCGGCAGATGATCGACGGTCGGCCCGGCCAGTCCGCCATCAGCTCGCTCGTCAAATCGATCGATGAG AGGTACATCGATGAAGCGAGAAGGATTTACACCTGGACGCCCGTCAATGGCACTGACTACAG CCTGGGCCTGGTTTTACCCACCTACAACGAGTACTACCTGCGCGCAGACTTGAACGACGAGATGCTTCAGCTGCAGT ACCTGGAGTCCCTGCTGCCGAGCACCTTCGACACGGAAGGACACGTCTTCATTGCTCCCAG GGAGTACTGCACGAAGCTGCACGTCACAGACAACAACACACAGTTCCTGGAGAACTTCATATCCCTGATGGTGGAGATCACACCTGAGTCCAAGGACT GCGACCAGGACCTCATACACAACCTGATCCTGGAATCGGACATAGTCTGGCAGCTGGCAGCGAGGGTGTGGAAGAACAAGAACCTAAACAC GTACGGGTTCCTGGCACTGTTCGTGTCCACGGACAGCGGAGTCACCCGAGTCTTTCCCAACAC GGCTGCCGACTCCTGGACCGAGGACCCGGAGCCCTTTAACAGCAACTACTACCGCCGCAGCATGGACAAGAAGGGCTACGTGTTCCACGCTCCGCTCCGAAGCG CTGGCGACGAGGCTCTCGGCTCAGACAACGGCACCGTGGGCATCCTGGTCACCACGGCGGTGGAGATCACTGTAGGGGGCAAGACGGTGAAACCCGCAG TGGTCGGAGTGAAACTGGACCTTGAGGCCTGGGTGGACAAATTCAAGATCCTGGCCAGCAACCAGTCTGACGCTCGGCAGGGTTCCCACAAG TGTGGGCCATCCAGCAGCTGCGAGATGGACTGCGAAGTCAACAGTGAC GACCTCATGTGTTACCTGTTGGATGATGGAGGCTTCCTCGTTATGTCCAACCAGAAGGAGCACTGGAAAAAG GTGGGTCAGTTCTTCGGTGACGTGGACCCGTCCTTGATGCACGCCCTCTTCAACAACTCTATCTACGCCCGCAAGCAATCCTTCGACTACCATGCGGTCTGCGAGGCCACGGCCAGCAGCCGCACGGGAGCCGCTCGCCGGGGGGTCTTTGTG CCAACCATCGCAGACCTGCTGAACGTCGCCTGGTGGACATCGGCAGCAACCTG GTCCCTGATTCAGCATGTGCTCTATGGGCTGACGTACCACAGCTGGTTCGCTGCAG ACCCAGGTGCGGTGGAGGCCGAAGCTGCGGATGCCCGAGAGAGCAGCTGCGTGACGGTGTACAGCCAGTTCTACTTTACCAACACAAGCAACTCGTACAACACCCTCCAGGACTGTGGGAACTGCTCCAG GTTGTTTCATGCCAAGAGGATAGAGAAGACCAACCTGCTGTTTGTGGTGGCCGAGACCCCCTGCAAGTCGTGCGAGATGGAGAAGCTGGCTCAGGTGAAGACCGAGT TCCAGGAAGAGAACCCGTGTGAGCTGCTGAGCTTGGCGCGCTACAGGAGAGGGCCGTCCACCTGCTTCGACTACAACGTCCAG GAAGTGGTGCAGTCCCAGAAAGGCCAGGCAGGCAGAAGACGTCAGTGTGAGGGTACGGACGgcggatggaggcagcagtggagaccAGATCTG TCCTACAGGGCCAATTTCAAACTTCTCCTCCCTGCCCATTGA